In Oncorhynchus masou masou isolate Uvic2021 chromosome 31, UVic_Omas_1.1, whole genome shotgun sequence, the sequence GTGGatgcaggaacacagacagaaccCGTTGTGGTGCTGTCACTGGCCCAGGCTGCTGTCCTGGGCCTTATCTCCCAGAATGAGATCTTTGGAGCCACCATCGCCCCCAATGGCTTCTACATGGGCGAGCCCAGGGAGTATGGCAGGACCCCTCCTACTCCCGAGGGCATGGAGTATGAGTACGCTGACCAGCTGATTGGGGCCAACGGGGACTACCTGGCTGAGCCTGTAGGGGAGTCTGAGCCCCACAGCAGTGAGAGGAGGCGCCCCGGGCCCAGAGGGAGGACCAGGAGACCCAGGAGTGAAGGAGGAGCGCCAGGGGAGCCCCCTCACAGAGTCCCCAACATACAGACTCAGGTCAAAGGGGAGCGGGGAGAGTCTGACACCCCTCCGTCCTGCATCCACATGGCGAAGAGCCGTAGCAGCCCAGGCAAGACAGATGAGCCAGCCACTCACAGACGGCCTCTGAAGGAGGAGCAGAGCTGTGGtaactgtgctgtgtgtgtgagagagacgtcCAGTCAGACCCAGACAGAAGTACGGCCAGAGCaggggccagaggagaggagggagggaggaggagagggacaagaAGAAGAGGTAGCTGAGGAGGAAGAAGGAGTGTTGAACCTCAAgactggaggagacaggggacacaGTCCCAGTCCCGTTATGAACCGCTACTTTGAGTCCAGCGAGGTGGCCTATGAGTCTGCTGACATGGCCGTGGGGGACTATGACGAGGGCAGCCAGGGAATGTTGTGGGCTGCAGACGCTGAGGGGATAGCCCGGCGCATGCAGATCGACCGGCTGGACGTCAACGTCCAGATAGATGAGTCCTACTGCGTGGATGTGGGAGAGGGCCTGAAGAGATGGAAGTGCCGCATGTGTGAGAAGTCTTATACCTCCAAGTACAACCTGGTCACCCACATCCTGGGCCACAATGGCATTAAGCCCCATGAGTGCCTGCACTGCGGCAAGCTGTTCAAGCAGCCCAGCCacctccagacccacctgctcacccACCAGGGCACCCGGCCACACAAGTGCACTGTGTGTAAGAAGGCCTTCACCCAGACCAGCCACCTGAAGAGGCACATGCTGCAGCACTCGGACGTCAAGCCCTACAGCTGCCGCTTCTGTGGCCGAGGCTTCGCCTACCCCAGCGAGCTCCGGTCCCACGAGAACAAACACGAAAACGGCCACTGCcatgtgtgttcccagtgtgccATGGAGTTCCCCACCCACGCCTACCTGAAGCGCCACCAGACCAGTCACCAGGGCCCCACCACCTACCAGTGCACTGAGTGCAACAAGTCCTTTGCCTACCGCAGCCAGCTGCAGAACCACCTCATGAAGCATCAGAACGTAAGGCCCTACGTCTGCCCAGAGTGTGGAATGGAGTTTGTCCAGATCCATCACCTCAAGCAGCATTCCCTCACTCACAAGGTACTGACACCACAGGCCCTCGCCGACCAGGTACTAAAACCCCACTGACTTGATCTTCCATATATTACATTATTATGTACCAACCCCTGTTCTAACTCCAGCTCAGAGCATCAGAGTAGTCCAGGCTCTCACAGGGTCACCCAGGGGTCACACCAGCTCTAGAAGGTCATCAAGATCTCCGCTTCTTATGAATCACACATTTCTTGATTGATGCGATAAACTCTGAGAAAACATCCATAGCATGCTGCTCACTGAACAACACTCTCTGAGCTGTTTCTATGAATTCCCAGTAACTTGAATTAATtaacaggcagagacagacagggttaggtgaACTCAGAGGTATATCAAAATACCTAAAGGCTGTTATTCCTATTGCCTGAACCAGTTGCAATGTAAACATAGCCTTCAAAATGCTTGGTTTGTTATGTTTGGTCTGACCTAATCCAGCATGTGCTTTGTGCTGTGTGTTGTCATACAAACACATACCACCCTTCATGCCTGATGCTACAGTCCATGctttctattttttatttattttacctttatttaaccaggcaagtcagctgagaagaaattcttattttcaatgatggcctaggaacagtgggttaactgcctgttcaggggcagaacgacagatttgtaccttgtcagctcgggggtttgaacttgcaaccttccggttactagtccaacactcggaccactaggctaccctgtccacaggaggttggtggcaccttaattagggaggacgggctcgtggtaatggctggagtggaataggtggaatggtatcaaatacatcaaacacaaggtttgatgccattccattagcttcgttccagccattattatgagccatcctcccctcagcagcctccactgctctgATCTCTATACTGATTCATCCTAGGCCTAGAGCCTCAGTCGGAGAAATTGTAGTGTCACATTGACAGGGTATTTACTTAAATATTGGCTTACACATATTGTCACAAACAATTAGATTTATTTTTTAGCATTCATCAAAATGTAGGTGTATCCAAACATTCATGTTAATGTTTTAACATACTTTTCAATACTAATCATGCACCTTCCCATATTGTGAGAGTATCACAAGCTTAGAGAGCCAACACTTGGTGGTGCTAACGTGTATGTATCAAGTTGCTGCCATTATGCAAGGATTTCACATCTACCCTACAGCAGTTACACCTCTTGACCtataatgtctgtgtgtttttgtgtgaaaGCTTGATTGTCTGATAAATGTCTATAGCAACCACCAATCTTAGTGTTAATTTCAACGTGTAACTTGCTGTTTATCAACAATAAACCCAAATTTATTCAACCAAATTAATTAAAGAGCCAATCCTCTTTATTTTCCCAGAGTATGAAGGAATTCAAATGTGATGTGTGTGCCCGGGAGTTCACCCTCTCTGCTAACCTCAAGAGGCACATGCTGATCCACGCCAGCATCAGGCCCTTCCAGTGTCACGTCTGCTTCAAGACCTTTGTCCAGAAACAGACCCTCAAAACACACATGATCGTCCACCTGCCTGTCAAGCCTTTCAAATGCAAGGTCAGAAGAGGTCTCTATAGACAGCATGGGTTGAGTTCCACTGCTTCTAGAGTGTTGAGATTGAGTGTTGTTCTCTTGTGTTCCAGGTGTGTGGCAAATCTTTCAACAGAATGTATAACCTCCTGGGCCACATGCACCTCCACGCTGGCAGCAAGCCCTTCAAGTGTCCTTACTGCTCCAGCAAGTTCAACCTGAAGGGCAATCTGAGCCGACACATGAAGGTCAAACACGGCATCCTGGACGTTTCACCAGACGGACAAGGTGACTAACAATATTCATTGATACTATTCTTCAGTTATGTACCTTGTTAGTTATGATTTGATCTTGAATGAGCTGATTCAGTTATGTGATTTTTAATGCACTTTAACTCAGCATGTATGTAATCTACTGACAAGTGTTTTGGTGCTTCTCTgccactcccctccctctgtgtTTCGCAAATATAGAAGTGCTTGGACTAGACATGCCAGTCTCTATcggtagagagggatagggaggcaGGGCAggactatactgtcctctatgaGGCTGGGAGTagctgtatgtgtgggtgtgtgtggttgtgtagacAGGATGGGCTCgtatgttcgtgtgtgtgtggacaggatgggcttgtgtgtgtgtgtgtgtcgacaggATGGgctcatgtgtgtgtctgtgtatttccTTCCTCAGCCCCCCCTgacatagagaaccaggaggactATGACGAAGACAACTTTGAATTCAGCGAACGAGAGAACCTGGCCAGTAACAACACACCAGACATCGCTAAACTGTCTGAAATTGAGTATTATAGCAGCTACGCCAAGGGTGCAGGGCGCTACAAAACTGCATGAATGATTAAAAGACCCCATATTGAGTAGAAATGTAAACTAATAAAGGAAGTTAGTGCCACTAGCAGCTGACAGCAATGTGATGAGCTTTTACTTACTGTAAGGGCATGATATAAAGTGGTGGAGTCTGCCCATTCGTATACACTGGAATCTGTTCTCTCGCTCCGGCATTCATTGGGAGTGAGAGACAGGTCATTTGGGATTGTAGATTTCTCATCGGTCTGTTTGTTTTGTGCTGAAATGTGACTTCAGCTCTCGCTGCCACAACATTGTGATTGATAAATGTCGTGTTCACAGGAAAAAGGGGTCATATCTGAAAATAAACCATCATCTAAACCTCTGGGAGAGACATACTCAACATACATCCCCAGGGGTGGCCTAACTCTGTAAGCACACTTTGTAGGGAAACACCCATATGGTACCgacgtggctcagttggttgcgTACGGTACTTGCAACACCAGGATTGTGGGATCAATTTCCACGGCGGACCAGTACGAAAATGTaatcactcactactgtaagtcactcactactgtaaatcgctctggacaagaatgtctgctaaatgactaaaatgtaatagTAAAATGCACTTACTCATTCAGAGCCACCCCCAGTAAGTCTGTGTGGGTAAATTAGAATACAGCTGAGTATTATTGCTTTTATTAACATATATAACAATGCATACATGCCAGTCAAGTAAATGTGTCCTCTGTTCACGTCACTTACCAAAGCTGATAACATTCAAGCAGTTCTCATGATGGTTAACCAAccaactttattttttatttacttcTCTGTTTTACTTTTATACTGTGAGTAGTTTCAACTACAGTTCTAGGTTTAGATAACATAGGATGCTCATTTCATATTCTGTTGTATTTGAAATGTGCAGAAAGAATCACTCGGCCAGTGTCATTCAGACTCCTCGAGTTGGCTGGTTCTGCACGTCATCACTTTATGGCCCCATGTTACTTGCTTGATTTGAAGTGTCTGCATTGGCAGACATTTTTGTTATTGATCCCGAGTTAAATAATTGTACTGATGCAGCCCACATCTTTAAGTGAGCTAAAAGAAAAATAAAATATGTTCAAATTGCCCTTCTGATGTAGCCACCATGTGCCAAAGAATCTGACCAATGTTGGGCCACATTGCCAAAGCCTACAGCTGAGGACAATAGTCTAGTGGCACACACTCTCTGCTTTGTAGAGCTGGGACATTCGATTTCACGTCCCCCAATAGCAGACTTCATGCAATTACTTTTTAGGCTTCATGCTCCCCCCAGTAGATTTTTCCAAACGATTACCACTGAGAAGACACTAGTGCAGTTTTTTTAGGATCCTTCACAATTCATGCCCCATGCAAGCCTTCATGGAACAGACTGCAACATTTCTCAAACGCAAACACAGCCCCTGCATACTCATTGTGGTTTTAATGGGTGAATCGCAACAGGATCTGTCCTAAAAAAACTTTAGACAGAAATAAAGTGCCCTTGTGTCTCCAGGACTGTGCCATCCATCATGCTACACACTGGTCTAAAGTGATGAACGACAACCTCCCAACATGTGACAGGGCCACAGACCGAGCA encodes:
- the LOC135524373 gene encoding zinc finger protein 710-like isoform X1, coding for MRSLKHLKHHTRNNVEEESGRLVRCYPKVVEGQVDAGTQTEPVVVLSLAQAAVLGLISQNEIFGATIAPNGFYMGEPREYGRTPPTPEGMEYEYADQLIGANGDYLAEPVGESEPHSSERRRPGPRGRTRRPRSEGGAPGEPPHRVPNIQTQVKGERGESDTPPSCIHMAKSRSSPGKTDEPATHRRPLKEEQSCGNCAVCVRETSSQTQTEVRPEQGPEERREGGGEGQEEEVAEEEEGVLNLKTGGDRGHSPSPVMNRYFESSEVAYESADMAVGDYDEGSQGMLWAADAEGIARRMQIDRLDVNVQIDESYCVDVGEGLKRWKCRMCEKSYTSKYNLVTHILGHNGIKPHECLHCGKLFKQPSHLQTHLLTHQGTRPHKCTVCKKAFTQTSHLKRHMLQHSDVKPYSCRFCGRGFAYPSELRSHENKHENGHCHVCSQCAMEFPTHAYLKRHQTSHQGPTTYQCTECNKSFAYRSQLQNHLMKHQNVRPYVCPECGMEFVQIHHLKQHSLTHKVLTPQALADQSMKEFKCDVCAREFTLSANLKRHMLIHASIRPFQCHVCFKTFVQKQTLKTHMIVHLPVKPFKCKVCGKSFNRMYNLLGHMHLHAGSKPFKCPYCSSKFNLKGNLSRHMKVKHGILDVSPDGQAPPDIENQEDYDEDNFEFSERENLASNNTPDIAKLSEIEYYSSYAKGAGRYKTA
- the LOC135524373 gene encoding zinc finger protein 710-like isoform X2, which codes for MRSLKHLKHHTRNNVEEESGRLVRCYPKVVEGQVDAGTQTEPVVVLSLAQAAVLGLISQNEIFGATIAPNGFYMGEPREYGRTPPTPEGMEYEYADQLIGANGDYLAEPVGESEPHSSERRRPGPRGRTRRPRSEGGAPGEPPHRVPNIQTQVKGERGESDTPPSCIHMAKSRSSPGKTDEPATHRRPLKEEQSCGNCAVCVRETSSQTQTEVRPEQGPEERREGGGEGQEEEVAEEEEGVLNLKTGGDRGHSPSPVMNRYFESSEVAYESADMAVGDYDEGSQGMLWAADAEGIARRMQIDRLDVNVQIDESYCVDVGEGLKRWKCRMCEKSYTSKYNLVTHILGHNGIKPHECLHCGKLFKQPSHLQTHLLTHQGTRPHKCTVCKKAFTQTSHLKRHMLQHSDVKPYSCRFCGRGFAYPSELRSHENKHENGHCHVCSQCAMEFPTHAYLKRHQTSHQGPTTYQCTECNKSFAYRSQLQNHLMKHQNVRPYVCPECGMEFVQIHHLKQHSLTHKSMKEFKCDVCAREFTLSANLKRHMLIHASIRPFQCHVCFKTFVQKQTLKTHMIVHLPVKPFKCKVCGKSFNRMYNLLGHMHLHAGSKPFKCPYCSSKFNLKGNLSRHMKVKHGILDVSPDGQAPPDIENQEDYDEDNFEFSERENLASNNTPDIAKLSEIEYYSSYAKGAGRYKTA